A stretch of Cloacibacillus sp. DNA encodes these proteins:
- a CDS encoding helix-turn-helix domain-containing protein produces the protein MDEKEFFCRRSELADDGVYTLTCPVTYALGIIGQKWKLPILWHLFPREATRYNELKRSVRGITNMMLTKSLHELEEHGIVERRQYETVPPRVEYSLTPRGRSLFPTLKELYRWGDEQMRLDELRKK, from the coding sequence ATGGATGAAAAAGAATTTTTTTGCCGCCGTTCGGAGCTGGCGGACGACGGCGTATATACCTTGACTTGTCCCGTAACATACGCGCTGGGGATAATCGGGCAGAAATGGAAGCTGCCGATCCTCTGGCATCTATTCCCGCGCGAGGCGACGCGCTATAATGAGCTCAAGCGGAGCGTGCGCGGTATTACAAATATGATGCTGACGAAGTCGCTGCACGAGCTTGAAGAGCACGGCATTGTCGAACGGCGGCAGTATGAAACGGTGCCGCCGCGGGTGGAATATTCGCTGACGCCGCGCGGGCGTTCCCTGTTTCCCACGCTCAAAGAGCTCTACCGATGGGGTGATGAGCA
- a CDS encoding nitroreductase family protein translates to MDFIKLAKERYSVRKFAAKKVEEEKVAQILEAGRCAPTAVNYQPQRILVIENSDSLAKLRDCTPYHFNAPLALLVCYDKTASWKRSYDGRDMGVVDASIVAAQMMLEAAALGLGTTWVGHFDPAAVRTAFALPEYIEPVALLPTGYPHESAKPSHLHEDRLSLDNTVFYNTFEGIAPGAKGTGAHD, encoded by the coding sequence ATGGATTTCATAAAGCTGGCAAAAGAGCGTTATTCCGTGAGGAAATTCGCCGCGAAAAAGGTGGAAGAGGAAAAGGTCGCGCAGATACTGGAGGCGGGCCGCTGCGCCCCTACGGCGGTAAATTACCAGCCACAGAGGATACTGGTCATTGAGAACAGCGACAGCCTCGCCAAACTTAGGGACTGCACCCCCTATCATTTCAACGCGCCGCTCGCGCTGCTCGTCTGCTATGACAAGACGGCGAGCTGGAAACGGTCCTACGACGGCCGCGACATGGGCGTGGTCGACGCCTCGATCGTCGCCGCGCAGATGATGCTGGAGGCGGCGGCGCTCGGCCTCGGCACGACCTGGGTCGGACATTTCGACCCGGCCGCGGTGAGAACGGCCTTTGCGCTGCCGGAATATATCGAGCCGGTGGCGCTCCTGCCGACCGGCTATCCGCATGAGAGCGCGAAGCCGAGCCATCTGCACGAAGACCGCCTCAGCCTTGACAATACAGTCTTTTACAACACCTTCGAGGGTATCGCCCCAGGTGCGAAGGGCACGGGCGCGCACGACTAG
- the alr gene encoding alanine racemase: protein MKRHDRIYCSIDLDAIAENLKNIGGNLTEGVKMIAIVKADAYGHGAVPISQAIERESRLWGFAVSTTEEAVELREGGITKPVLILGYTFPEDYETLVERDIRPTVFGLAAARELSRTAARAGRILPAHLAVDTGMSRIGLRGPHESLAEIIAISELPNLRLEGIFTHFARADESEPSFTARQLDIFHTFLRLVDGAGIKIPMRHCNNSAGSLWHRDGDMEAVRPGIALYGVYPSDETLNTGVRLRPAMEIKSHISHVKDVEAGVPVSYGGTYVTTRDNTRIATIPVGYADGYPRSLSNRGSVLIGGRRARIIGRICMDQFMADVTDIPGVCQGDEVTLLGRDGGECIPVEELSELSGRFPYEFLCCVGKRVPRVYRRSSQEEER from the coding sequence ATGAAAAGACACGACAGGATTTATTGCTCCATAGATTTGGATGCCATCGCGGAAAATTTGAAGAATATCGGCGGCAATCTCACGGAGGGCGTAAAGATGATCGCCATCGTGAAGGCCGACGCCTACGGGCACGGGGCCGTGCCGATATCACAGGCCATCGAGCGTGAGAGCCGCCTCTGGGGATTCGCCGTCTCCACCACAGAGGAGGCGGTGGAGCTGCGGGAGGGCGGGATAACGAAACCGGTGCTGATACTGGGGTATACTTTTCCCGAAGACTACGAAACGCTGGTGGAGAGGGATATCCGTCCTACGGTGTTCGGCCTCGCGGCGGCGCGGGAGCTGTCGCGCACGGCGGCGAGGGCGGGGCGTATCCTGCCGGCGCATCTGGCGGTCGACACGGGAATGTCGCGGATCGGCCTCCGCGGGCCGCACGAAAGCCTTGCGGAGATCATCGCGATCAGCGAGCTGCCAAACCTGCGGCTTGAGGGTATCTTCACGCACTTCGCGCGCGCCGACGAAAGCGAGCCCTCTTTCACCGCCCGCCAGCTGGATATTTTTCATACTTTCCTGCGCCTCGTGGACGGCGCGGGCATCAAGATACCGATGCGCCACTGCAACAACAGCGCCGGGTCGCTGTGGCACCGCGACGGCGATATGGAGGCCGTGCGGCCGGGCATCGCCCTTTACGGCGTCTATCCCTCGGATGAAACGCTGAATACCGGCGTGCGGCTGAGACCGGCGATGGAGATAAAGAGCCACATCTCCCACGTAAAGGATGTGGAGGCTGGAGTGCCGGTGAGTTACGGCGGGACCTACGTCACCACGCGGGACAACACTCGCATCGCGACGATACCGGTCGGTTACGCCGACGGCTACCCGCGCAGCCTCTCAAACAGGGGCAGCGTGCTGATAGGCGGACGGCGGGCCAGGATCATCGGACGCATCTGCATGGACCAGTTCATGGCCGACGTCACGGATATCCCCGGCGTCTGCCAGGGAGACGAGGTGACGCTGCTGGGAAGGGACGGCGGCGAATGTATCCCCGTCGAGGAGCTCTCGGAGCTTTCGGGGCGCTTCCCCTATGAATTTTTATGCTGCGTCGGCAAACGCGTCCCCCGGGTCTACCGGCGTTCAAGCCAAGAAGAGGAGCGCTAG
- a CDS encoding 4Fe-4S binding protein → MSKPQCWQEVPLGTVAFGASALKVQTGLWRSMRPIIDAGKCVSCLKCWIQCPDDSVELNADNRVCGINLFFCKGCGLCEKLCPTKAITMRSEASFAGEAAPSGENPGEVGAHVK, encoded by the coding sequence ATGAGCAAGCCGCAATGCTGGCAGGAGGTCCCGCTTGGCACGGTAGCCTTCGGAGCCTCCGCCCTCAAGGTGCAGACAGGGCTTTGGCGTTCCATGCGCCCCATCATCGACGCCGGTAAGTGCGTATCCTGCCTCAAATGCTGGATACAGTGCCCGGACGATTCGGTGGAGCTTAACGCCGACAACCGCGTCTGCGGGATAAATTTATTCTTCTGCAAGGGCTGCGGCCTCTGCGAGAAGCTCTGCCCCACCAAGGCGATCACGATGCGTTCCGAGGCCTCGTTTGCCGGAGAGGCGGCCCCGTCGGGAGAGAACCCGGGAGAGGTAGGCGCCCATGTCAAGTAA
- a CDS encoding response regulator: MFDTENLPKWTSWLLIGILIAYYVITLVNTNRIVEQVEMIGNHPYPIAIEVGKVNAGLSLLRTLPERLFYTRTPGVIEAIRGHYRDIDASFIKSFDFMASRYLTAPGEVLRMKRIYLELRDDQKRLLALCGDPAFTSEQARAFYAENIVPKVDEMSRITGDMSANSMRKFHLFHRLSLDIRRNTIILSTILTLAVFISLFIYRQLLEAKRRQEREMRDALKEALRSAQNANAAKSQFLFNISHDIRTPMNAIIGMTAIATTHIDEPAKVMNCLGKITASSKHLLSLINDVLDMSKIENGKMGLNEDEFVLPELIHGFITIAQPQAKSKRLEFDVSVAGIEHERVISDSLRINQILLNIIGNAVKFTPEGGTVRLDIRELPPRYKGYGIYQFTISDTGIGIPRDFIGKIFDPFERAKTSTNSRIEGTGLGMAITKNIVEMMGGQIAVASEPGKGTVFTVTLPLKLPERDAELLDLSLLHELRSLVVDDDGDVCENTAKMLEEIGMKSEWVLTGAEAVSRVAEAHNKAQDYHSVIIDWKMPEMDGLETTRSIRSIVGEDIPIIILTAYDWTDIEEEARRAGVNAFLAKPIFKSRLYHIMHGLILGAHETAETAPETGDALLDGRVLMVEDNELNMEIAVEFLQNLGVTVDKAVDGCEAVSMVKNTPKGYYKLIFMDIQMPRMDGNEAAAEIRRFEKAEGRPRTPITAMSANAFAEDMNKAYASGMDGYLTKPINIDDIRKMLKKYYVRPVKIFSILTEDTDAN; this comes from the coding sequence ATGTTTGACACGGAGAATCTTCCGAAATGGACTTCGTGGCTGCTTATAGGAATACTGATCGCCTATTATGTAATAACCCTGGTCAATACGAACCGGATCGTCGAGCAGGTGGAGATGATCGGCAACCATCCCTACCCTATCGCTATCGAGGTCGGCAAGGTCAACGCCGGACTGTCGCTGCTGCGCACTTTGCCCGAGCGTCTCTTTTATACTCGCACGCCTGGCGTGATCGAGGCCATACGGGGGCATTACCGCGACATTGACGCGTCGTTTATCAAAAGTTTCGATTTTATGGCCTCGCGCTATCTGACCGCCCCCGGCGAAGTGCTGCGCATGAAGCGGATATATCTCGAACTGCGGGACGACCAGAAGCGGCTGCTCGCCCTCTGCGGAGATCCCGCATTCACCTCAGAACAGGCAAGGGCTTTTTACGCCGAAAATATCGTGCCCAAAGTTGATGAGATGAGCCGCATAACCGGCGACATGAGCGCCAACTCAATGAGAAAATTCCATCTTTTCCACCGGCTCTCTCTCGACATCCGCCGCAATACGATAATACTTTCAACGATCCTCACGCTCGCCGTTTTCATCTCGCTCTTTATATACCGGCAACTTTTGGAGGCCAAGAGAAGGCAGGAGCGCGAAATGCGGGACGCGCTGAAGGAGGCGCTGCGCTCCGCGCAGAACGCTAACGCCGCCAAGTCACAGTTTCTCTTCAACATATCGCACGATATTCGCACACCGATGAACGCAATCATCGGAATGACCGCCATCGCAACCACACATATAGACGAGCCGGCCAAGGTGATGAACTGCCTCGGGAAGATAACCGCCTCATCTAAACATCTGCTGAGTCTGATCAATGATGTGCTTGATATGAGCAAGATCGAAAACGGAAAGATGGGCCTGAATGAAGACGAGTTCGTGCTGCCTGAGCTGATTCACGGCTTCATCACGATCGCCCAGCCGCAGGCAAAGAGCAAACGGCTGGAATTCGATGTCAGCGTCGCCGGCATTGAGCATGAGCGCGTCATCAGCGACAGCCTGCGAATCAACCAGATATTGCTGAATATCATCGGGAACGCCGTCAAGTTCACGCCCGAGGGCGGCACGGTGAGGCTGGATATCCGTGAACTGCCGCCGCGTTATAAGGGTTACGGGATATATCAATTCACCATCAGCGATACTGGGATCGGCATCCCCAGGGATTTTATCGGAAAGATTTTCGACCCCTTTGAGAGGGCTAAAACTTCCACCAACAGCAGGATAGAGGGCACCGGCCTGGGCATGGCTATCACAAAGAATATCGTCGAAATGATGGGCGGACAGATCGCCGTGGCCAGCGAGCCGGGGAAGGGGACGGTTTTCACCGTGACGCTGCCGCTGAAGCTGCCAGAAAGGGATGCCGAGCTTCTGGACCTCAGCCTCTTACATGAACTGCGCTCCCTCGTGGTGGACGACGACGGCGACGTCTGCGAGAATACGGCGAAGATGCTCGAAGAGATCGGGATGAAAAGCGAATGGGTACTGACAGGCGCGGAGGCCGTCAGCAGGGTCGCAGAGGCTCACAATAAAGCGCAGGACTACCATTCCGTGATCATCGACTGGAAGATGCCGGAGATGGACGGCCTTGAGACAACACGCAGCATCAGAAGCATCGTCGGGGAGGATATCCCTATAATTATCCTCACGGCATACGACTGGACCGACATCGAAGAAGAGGCTCGGAGAGCCGGTGTCAACGCCTTTCTTGCCAAGCCTATCTTCAAGTCCCGTCTCTACCATATCATGCACGGCCTGATACTCGGCGCGCATGAAACGGCGGAGACGGCACCGGAGACAGGTGACGCACTTCTTGATGGACGCGTGCTTATGGTCGAAGACAACGAGCTGAATATGGAGATTGCCGTAGAGTTCCTACAGAATCTCGGAGTCACGGTGGATAAGGCCGTGGACGGATGCGAGGCCGTCAGTATGGTAAAAAACACGCCAAAGGGTTATTACAAGCTTATATTTATGGACATCCAGATGCCACGGATGGACGGCAATGAGGCAGCTGCCGAGATACGCCGCTTTGAGAAAGCGGAGGGGCGTCCGCGCACACCGATAACCGCCATGTCCGCAAACGCCTTCGCGGAAGATATGAATAAGGCCTACGCCTCCGGTATGGACGGATACCTTACTAAACCGATCAACATTGACGATATCCGCAAGATGCTGAAAAAATATTATGTCCGTCCGGTAAAGATATTCAGCATCTTGACAGAAGATACGGATGCCAACTGA
- a CDS encoding 2-oxoacid:acceptor oxidoreductase family protein: MQKTVEVRWHGRGGQGAKSASAILAEVLFEEGKHVQAFPEYGAERQGAPIRAYNRVSDSPIRRRCGVQNPNIVVVVDPTMVESANPTEGSTEDAVYLVNSAEDAKVLRGRLGVTSKARVLVIDATKITLEELGQNRPNAPLLGALSHVFTDVPVESFVNHFTSKMTKLPKPVLEANRRAILRGRTEAVFA, from the coding sequence ATGCAGAAGACAGTAGAGGTAAGATGGCACGGACGCGGCGGACAGGGAGCGAAGAGCGCTTCGGCGATACTCGCGGAGGTACTTTTTGAAGAGGGCAAGCACGTTCAGGCCTTCCCGGAATACGGCGCAGAGCGTCAGGGCGCGCCGATCCGCGCCTATAACAGAGTTTCCGATTCTCCGATACGCCGCCGCTGCGGCGTGCAGAATCCTAATATAGTGGTCGTCGTCGATCCGACGATGGTCGAGAGCGCCAATCCCACCGAGGGCTCGACAGAGGACGCCGTTTACCTCGTGAACAGCGCCGAGGACGCGAAGGTCCTCCGCGGTCGTCTCGGCGTGACCTCCAAGGCCCGCGTGCTCGTCATCGACGCGACGAAGATCACTCTTGAGGAGCTCGGACAGAACCGTCCCAACGCGCCGCTGCTCGGCGCTCTCTCGCACGTCTTTACCGACGTCCCAGTGGAGTCTTTCGTAAATCATTTCACCAGTAAGATGACGAAGCTGCCGAAGCCGGTGCTCGAGGCCAACCGCCGCGCGATACTCCGCGGCCGCACGGAGGCGGTGTTCGCATGA
- a CDS encoding Hsp20/alpha crystallin family protein, which yields MIMPKLFGENLFDELMDDFPFVGRMQMPALGGGIYGRREKNLMKTDVKEKDGSYILDIDLPGFRKEDIKAELNGGYLTISADRSYEREEKPEDGKFIRRECFSGSCSRTFFVGEEVKQEDIKAKFTDGILTVTLPKEEQNKLPAKNNLIAIEG from the coding sequence ATGATAATGCCAAAACTTTTCGGAGAAAATCTATTTGACGAGCTGATGGACGACTTCCCCTTCGTGGGCAGGATGCAGATGCCGGCCCTGGGCGGCGGAATATACGGCAGACGTGAGAAAAACCTCATGAAGACCGACGTGAAAGAGAAGGACGGCAGCTATATCCTCGACATCGATCTGCCGGGGTTCAGGAAGGAAGATATCAAGGCCGAGCTCAACGGCGGCTATCTGACGATCAGCGCCGACCGCAGCTATGAGAGGGAAGAAAAACCCGAGGACGGCAAGTTCATCAGAAGGGAATGTTTCTCCGGCAGCTGTTCGCGGACGTTTTTTGTCGGCGAAGAGGTGAAGCAGGAGGATATCAAGGCGAAATTCACCGACGGTATCCTGACCGTCACGCTTCCGAAGGAAGAACAAAACAAACTTCCCGCTAAAAACAACCTCATCGCCATTGAGGGATAG
- a CDS encoding flavodoxin family protein translates to MKIYILDGGPRKDCNTAAMCESFARGAAEAGAESERVRLFDYSYTGCRSCFACKARGGPSYGRCGWRDGIYELLDSVAHADGVVFASPVYFGTITPQLHAFIERLFFPFVVYDKKYSVIAPKRPETAVIYTMNVKEPVMTKEYIGEAKGGPLDFFERYVTRVYKRPERLCAFNTYQFTDYGKFVADGWDEREKAEWRERELPRELRKAFEAGKRMAEKIKKG, encoded by the coding sequence ATGAAGATATATATTCTGGACGGCGGCCCCCGTAAAGACTGCAACACCGCCGCGATGTGCGAAAGCTTCGCCAGGGGGGCGGCCGAAGCGGGAGCGGAGAGCGAGAGGGTCCGCCTCTTCGATTACAGTTACACCGGCTGCCGCAGCTGCTTCGCCTGCAAGGCGAGGGGCGGCCCCTCCTACGGGCGCTGCGGATGGCGCGACGGGATTTATGAACTGCTCGACTCCGTGGCGCACGCCGACGGGGTGGTATTCGCCTCGCCCGTCTACTTCGGCACGATAACGCCGCAGCTGCACGCCTTCATCGAGAGGCTGTTTTTCCCCTTCGTCGTCTACGACAAAAAATACAGCGTCATCGCGCCCAAGAGGCCGGAGACTGCCGTCATCTACACAATGAACGTCAAGGAGCCGGTGATGACAAAGGAGTATATCGGAGAGGCGAAGGGCGGGCCGCTGGATTTTTTTGAACGCTATGTGACAAGGGTTTATAAGAGGCCGGAACGTCTCTGCGCCTTCAACACCTACCAGTTCACAGACTACGGCAAGTTTGTCGCGGACGGCTGGGACGAACGGGAAAAGGCGGAGTGGCGGGAGCGCGAGCTGCCGCGCGAACTGCGGAAGGCCTTCGAGGCGGGGAAACGCATGGCGGAAAAGATAAAAAAAGGATAA
- a CDS encoding sugar O-acetyltransferase, protein MNNIERRDRELPYIADREVLKEYRACRRLLHRLNHTDLADFAELKAIVKELLGKSENAVINPPFFCDYGFHIEVGKNFYANYNCTIIDVAKVVIGDNCLMGPNAAIYTAGHPLHPAVRNSLYEYGIGVTIGDNVWIGGGAIILPGVHIGSGSVIGAGSVVTKDVPAMSLAVGNPCRVIREITAEDMKYYFRDREFDEESAAEIKRFMEK, encoded by the coding sequence ATGAACAACATTGAACGAAGAGACAGGGAACTGCCTTATATCGCGGACCGCGAGGTCCTTAAAGAATATCGGGCCTGCCGGAGGCTCTTACATAGGCTGAATCACACGGACCTGGCGGACTTCGCCGAGCTCAAAGCGATAGTGAAAGAGCTGCTCGGGAAATCGGAAAACGCCGTCATCAATCCGCCCTTTTTCTGCGATTACGGCTTTCATATAGAGGTGGGGAAGAATTTTTACGCCAACTACAACTGCACGATAATCGACGTGGCGAAGGTGGTTATCGGCGATAACTGCCTGATGGGGCCCAATGCCGCGATCTATACGGCGGGGCATCCTCTGCATCCCGCGGTGAGAAATTCCCTCTATGAATATGGGATCGGCGTCACAATCGGCGACAATGTGTGGATCGGCGGCGGCGCGATCATCCTCCCGGGCGTGCATATCGGCAGCGGCTCGGTGATCGGGGCCGGCAGCGTCGTGACAAAGGATGTCCCCGCCATGTCGCTGGCCGTAGGCAACCCCTGCAGAGTCATAAGGGAGATAACCGCGGAGGATATGAAGTACTATTTCCGGGACCGCGAATTCGACGAAGAATCGGCGGCGGAGATAAAAAGGTTTATGGAAAAATAG
- a CDS encoding MGMT family protein, which yields MFLDSFFDRVYRLVKKIPRGKVASYGQIAWMLDSPRAARQVGWAMRRSPKGLPWQRVVRADGSIAGGVDGAACRALLEAEGVVFLPDGRVDMRACCWNGKGRSTEL from the coding sequence ATGTTTTTGGATTCTTTTTTTGACCGGGTCTATAGGCTGGTAAAAAAGATACCTCGCGGCAAGGTCGCCTCTTACGGACAGATCGCCTGGATGCTCGACAGCCCGCGCGCCGCGCGGCAGGTCGGCTGGGCGATGCGCCGCTCTCCGAAGGGGCTGCCGTGGCAGCGCGTAGTCAGGGCGGATGGTTCCATCGCCGGCGGTGTGGACGGCGCCGCCTGCCGCGCGCTGCTTGAGGCGGAGGGCGTAGTATTCCTCCCCGACGGACGCGTCGATATGCGCGCCTGCTGCTGGAACGGCAAAGGCCGGTCAACCGAGCTCTGA
- a CDS encoding thiamine pyrophosphate-dependent enzyme translates to MCALNIKELTKKASPLTQGHRMCPGCGAPTAIRQALMGVDDPVVVVSATGCMEVSTTVYPYSSWRMPFMHIAFENAGAGISGIEAAYKVLRKRGRIDKNIKFVAFGGDGGTYDIGLQSLSGALERGHDFTYICYNNQGYMNTGAQRSSATPQSANATTSSAGSAVPGKLQRAKDLTEIVAAHDIPYVAQTSLHNPFDLIAKVKRAVETPGPAFVNVLVPCPLFWKIDPANQMEICQLAVDSKFWPVYEVVKGEYSLSYEPKNPRRLEDFLRAQGRYAHLFKKGAERLDLVEAAQRDADGSWAKLLKKCGR, encoded by the coding sequence ATGTGCGCGCTTAATATAAAGGAACTTACTAAAAAGGCCAGTCCGCTGACCCAGGGACACCGCATGTGCCCCGGCTGCGGCGCGCCCACGGCGATACGTCAGGCGCTGATGGGCGTCGACGACCCGGTGGTCGTGGTCAGCGCGACGGGCTGCATGGAGGTCTCGACGACCGTATATCCCTACAGCTCCTGGCGCATGCCCTTCATGCACATCGCCTTTGAGAACGCCGGGGCGGGCATTTCCGGCATCGAGGCGGCCTATAAGGTGCTCCGCAAGAGGGGCAGGATCGACAAAAACATCAAGTTCGTCGCCTTCGGCGGCGACGGCGGCACCTATGATATTGGCCTCCAGTCTCTCTCAGGGGCGCTCGAACGCGGCCATGACTTCACATATATCTGCTATAACAACCAGGGTTATATGAACACTGGCGCGCAGCGCTCGAGCGCGACGCCGCAGAGCGCGAACGCGACCACTTCGTCCGCCGGCAGCGCCGTTCCCGGCAAGCTGCAGCGCGCGAAGGATCTCACGGAGATCGTCGCGGCCCATGACATCCCCTATGTCGCGCAGACCTCGCTGCACAACCCCTTCGATCTCATAGCGAAGGTAAAGCGCGCCGTCGAAACGCCGGGCCCCGCCTTCGTCAATGTGCTGGTGCCCTGTCCGCTCTTCTGGAAGATAGACCCCGCCAACCAGATGGAGATATGCCAGCTGGCGGTGGACAGCAAATTCTGGCCCGTCTACGAGGTTGTGAAGGGAGAGTATTCTCTCTCCTACGAGCCAAAGAACCCGCGCCGGCTTGAGGATTTCCTCCGCGCGCAGGGACGTTACGCTCACCTCTTCAAGAAAGGGGCCGAGCGGCTCGACCTTGTCGAGGCGGCTCAGCGCGACGCCGACGGGAGCTGGGCGAAGCTGCTGAAAAAGTGCGGCAGATAA
- the porA gene encoding pyruvate ferredoxin oxidoreductase, producing MSSKMKVMTSGNLAFAEAMRQINPDVVAAYPITPSTEIPMRFADFVANGKVDSEYVAVESEHSAISACVGASISGGRVMTASSANGVALMHEIFPIAAAFRAPIVFGLVNRSLGAPVNIHCDHSDSMPERDSGWIQIYCEDAQEVYDSVLLATRLAEDPRVLTPVFVCQDGFITSHCYEPVELLADETVKNFVGERTAAYPLLDTDNPVSYGSFTMSEYYFEIKRNQMEGMNNVLPVYRELAAELEKETRRNYAPLESYRAEDADYLIVIMSSAAGVVKDVVDELREEGVKAGALRVRFFRPFPAEELTALARGKKGIAVLDRSASIGGTAPLAAEVKSVLYNLEERVPAQEYIFGLGGRDFYAQDARAVFERMAAGDYSARARFIGLLERGDEDVRA from the coding sequence ATGTCAAGTAAGATGAAGGTCATGACCTCGGGCAACCTCGCCTTTGCGGAGGCGATGCGCCAGATAAATCCCGACGTGGTCGCCGCCTATCCGATAACGCCCTCCACAGAGATCCCGATGCGCTTCGCCGATTTTGTCGCCAACGGCAAGGTCGATTCGGAGTATGTCGCCGTCGAGAGCGAACATTCCGCCATCTCGGCCTGCGTCGGCGCCTCGATCTCCGGCGGGCGCGTGATGACCGCCTCTTCGGCGAACGGCGTAGCGCTGATGCACGAGATATTCCCCATCGCCGCCGCCTTCCGCGCGCCAATCGTCTTCGGCCTCGTGAACCGCTCGCTCGGCGCCCCCGTCAACATTCACTGCGACCATTCGGACAGCATGCCTGAGCGCGACTCCGGCTGGATACAGATATACTGCGAGGACGCGCAGGAGGTGTACGACAGCGTACTGCTCGCGACGCGCCTCGCGGAGGACCCACGCGTGCTGACCCCCGTATTCGTCTGCCAGGACGGCTTTATCACCAGCCACTGCTATGAACCGGTGGAACTGCTGGCGGACGAGACTGTGAAGAATTTTGTTGGTGAAAGAACGGCGGCCTATCCGCTGCTCGATACCGATAATCCCGTTTCGTACGGCTCTTTCACCATGTCGGAATATTATTTTGAGATAAAGCGCAATCAGATGGAGGGGATGAACAACGTCCTCCCCGTCTACCGCGAACTCGCCGCGGAGCTGGAAAAGGAGACCAGACGCAATTACGCGCCGCTCGAAAGCTACCGCGCGGAGGACGCCGATTATCTGATCGTCATCATGTCCTCGGCGGCGGGCGTCGTCAAGGACGTCGTAGACGAACTGCGCGAGGAGGGCGTTAAGGCCGGCGCGCTGCGCGTGCGCTTTTTCCGCCCCTTCCCGGCGGAGGAGCTTACCGCGCTCGCGCGCGGCAAAAAGGGGATCGCGGTACTCGACCGCAGCGCGAGCATCGGCGGCACCGCCCCGCTCGCAGCGGAGGTAAAGTCCGTGCTCTATAACCTCGAAGAGCGCGTGCCGGCGCAGGAGTATATCTTCGGCCTCGGCGGGCGCGACTTCTACGCGCAGGACGCGCGGGCGGTCTTTGAGAGGATGGCGGCGGGAGATTACAGCGCGCGGGCGCGCTTTATCGGGCTTCTTGAGCGAGGTGACGAAGATGTGCGCGCTTAA